A stretch of Komagataella phaffii GS115 chromosome 2, complete sequence DNA encodes these proteins:
- a CDS encoding ribosome biogenesis protein RLP24, which yields MRIYSCHFCSSPVYPGHGIMFVRNDAKEFRFCRSKCHKLFKQRRNPRKLKWTKAFRKAAGKELAVDSTLTFATKRNIPVRYNRELVATTLKAMARIEQIRQKRERAFYKNRMKGNKDKELSLDRKLVENNAVLLRMREVELRTKEEKRVQKLQKAQNAQDEMDISTDSEAEFSEQEESSEEEGAQKIVLTNKKKLRQKA from the coding sequence ATGAGAATTTATAGTTGTCATTTCTGCTCATCACCTGTCTATCCTGGACATGGAATAATGTTTGTGCGTAATGATGCTAAGGAGTTTCGGTTTTGTCGTTCGAAGTGCCACAAGTTGTTCAAGCAACGTCgaaatccaagaaaactcaAATGGACCAAAGCCTTTAGAAAAGCTGCTGGTAAAGAATTGGCGGTGGACTCTACTCTCACATTTGCAACAAAAAGGAATATTCCAGTTAGATACAATAGGGAATTGGTCGCAACAACGCTGAAGGCAATGGCTAGGATTGAACAGATCAGACAGAAAAGAGAACGAGCATTCTACAAGAACAGAATGAAAGGAaacaaagacaaagagTTATCACTGGATAGGAAACTTGTAGAGAATAATGCGGTACTTCTTAGAATGAGAGAAGTTGAACTTCGTACGAAGGAGGAAAAGCGTGTCCAAAAACTGCAAAAGGCGCAGAATGCACAAGATGAAATGGACATCTCTACGGACTCTGAAGCGGAATTTAGTGAGCAAGAGGAGTCAAGTGAAGAGGAGGGAGCTCAAAAAATAGTCTTGaccaacaagaaaaagctCAGACAAAAGGCATGA